Part of the Methanothermobacter sp. MT-2 genome is shown below.
AAAAACCAACACTAGACTATTATATAAACGCAGGAGTATACTTCGCCAAAGAACCCCTAGAGTTCGGAGACTTCGAAACAGGGGACATAGAAAAAACAGTATTCCCAATGATGGCTAAAGAAAACAAACTTGGCTTCTACAAAGAAGATGGACTATTCTGGATGGCCATCGACACATCAAAGGAGCTTGAAGAGATAAGAAAAGAATACAAAAACCGAGAAGACAAACCATGGGGTTACGAGAAAATCATAATCCACACAGACAAATACCTCACAAAAGAACTGTTCATAAAAGAAGACTACAAAACATCATTCCACTACCACGAAAAAAAAGATGAAACAATGCACATATTAAAAGGCTCAGGATACATCGAATTCGAAGACAAAAAAGAATACTTCAGCAAAAATGATACAATAAGAATCGAACCAGGAACACCACACTCAATCGTGGCAATGGAAAACACCCTACTACAAGAAGTCTCAACACCCCACCCAGAAGACACCATAAGAATAAAAGACTTCTACGAGCGCTGGTAGGCCCCAAAGATGATAACAATCATAAACTACGGCAGCGGAAACCTAAGAAGCATAAAAAACGCCCTCACAAAAGTTGGGGGTCGAGTAGAAATCACAGATGATAAAAGACAGATAAAAAAAGCAGAAACCATACTACTACCCGGTGTGGGGGCATTCGGCAAGGCAATGAAAAACCTCAAAGACTATAAAAGCGCCATAATCAGGCACGTAGAAGATGATAAGCCATTCCTAGGCATTTGCTTAGGACTACAACTTCTCTTAACAAAAAGCGAGGAAAGTCCCAACATCAAGGGACTAAATATAATACCAGGAGAGGTTCTTAGAATACCACCTCTAGGGAAAGTTCCCCACATGGGATGGAACCAACTAAACATGACAAGAAACTGTCCAATCCTAGAAGGCGCAGAAAACGAATACTTCTACTTCGTACACTCATATCATGCCAAACCAAAAAAAAAGGATGTGATAGTAGCCACAACAGACTATCACATGAACATGGTTGCAGTTTTATGGAAAGACAACATCTTCGCCACACAATTCCACCCAGAAAAAAGTGGGAAAGCAGGCTTAAAAATACTTAAAAATTTCGTGGAATTCTCAAAATAAAGGGGGATCATATTGGACATCGAAGGATTTGTAAGACGCAACATAGACAAAAAGGGATTAGAGGACATCCTAGCAGAGCGCATACTAGAATTCAAGGATGTGGACAAAAAAACAGCCCTAAAGTTGGCAGAGGCAGTTATAGAAGAAGTTAACCACACCCTCAAAATAGAAAAAGAAGAAGACCAATTCCTCAAGGATATCATAAAATTCCCAAAAGCCGGGATAACCATGGGCGAAATGGGTGTGGGTTCAAGAGGTGCTGGCGACTTCTTCGTCCATAGAAGAATAGCAGATATAGTCTCCAGTACAAACACCAGAGCATATATAACTCCCTCAGCCCAAGATGACGGAGGCGTGATAAAAACAGCCGCCAAAAAGGACACAATTTATATTACAACCGCAGTTGATGGTATACATTCACGTCTCAGCGAATACCCATTCCTGGGCGGATTCCATGTTACAAGAGCAGCCCTAAGAGACGTATGTGTAATGGGATCCAAGCCACTTGCAATCCTAAGCGATTTACACCTCGCAGATGACGGGGACGTGGGTAAACTACTAGATTTCACAGCAGGCGTTGCAACCATCTCAGAACTCGTAAACGTCCCAATTGTAGCTGGGAGCACACTCCGTGTTGGAGGTGACATGGTACTAGGCGACCGACTAGTAAGTGCTGTAGGTGCCATAGGTGTTTCAGAGCACCCCCCAACCGCTAGGAAAAGGGCAGAACCAGGAGACATCATACTATTAACAGAAGGTTCAGGTGGAGGTACTATAACAACCACCGCAATCTACCATGGATTGTTTGATGTTGTATGGGAGACCATGGATATAAACTTCATAAAAGCCTCAGAGGCTCTTATGGATGCTGGCCTATTACAAGAGATCCATGCCATGACAGACGTCACCAATGGTGGGCTGAGAGGAGATGCCCATGAGATTTCATCAACTACAGGGGTTGGCTTGGAATTCTATGAGGATAAGATCATGGCCATGATAAACCCTAAGGT
Proteins encoded:
- a CDS encoding nucleotidyl transferase, encoding MAKTVGMILCGGFGKRLKPLTDKIPKPLIEIKEDYTILDKQLFDFKSANINEIYLLTGFLSEKIEERYGDEYKGLKIEYVEEDKPLGTLNAIRLGMEALDDEKQCVIRNGDVVADLNIKKMVRLGEKSNYPLTIFITKMQSPYGIVEISGDKITEFREKPTLDYYINAGVYFAKEPLEFGDFETGDIEKTVFPMMAKENKLGFYKEDGLFWMAIDTSKELEEIRKEYKNREDKPWGYEKIIIHTDKYLTKELFIKEDYKTSFHYHEKKDETMHILKGSGYIEFEDKKEYFSKNDTIRIEPGTPHSIVAMENTLLQEVSTPHPEDTIRIKDFYERW
- a CDS encoding imidazole glycerol phosphate synthase subunit HisH; translated protein: MITIINYGSGNLRSIKNALTKVGGRVEITDDKRQIKKAETILLPGVGAFGKAMKNLKDYKSAIIRHVEDDKPFLGICLGLQLLLTKSEESPNIKGLNIIPGEVLRIPPLGKVPHMGWNQLNMTRNCPILEGAENEYFYFVHSYHAKPKKKDVIVATTDYHMNMVAVLWKDNIFATQFHPEKSGKAGLKILKNFVEFSK
- a CDS encoding HypE-related protein, with translation MDIEGFVRRNIDKKGLEDILAERILEFKDVDKKTALKLAEAVIEEVNHTLKIEKEEDQFLKDIIKFPKAGITMGEMGVGSRGAGDFFVHRRIADIVSSTNTRAYITPSAQDDGGVIKTAAKKDTIYITTAVDGIHSRLSEYPFLGGFHVTRAALRDVCVMGSKPLAILSDLHLADDGDVGKLLDFTAGVATISELVNVPIVAGSTLRVGGDMVLGDRLVSAVGAIGVSEHPPTARKRAEPGDIILLTEGSGGGTITTTAIYHGLFDVVWETMDINFIKASEALMDAGLLQEIHAMTDVTNGGLRGDAHEISSTTGVGLEFYEDKIMAMINPKVLRMLRSLDIDPLGVSIDSLMIIAPESVSDIVKDTIRSVGVKIDEIGKVTDTGKPILIREDDEIKLEPAFREAAYTKIKKVVGETTPEDFDKMKKKVERATSKAIEKKRKVVEAIRGGR